The following proteins are co-located in the Malus sylvestris chromosome 13, drMalSylv7.2, whole genome shotgun sequence genome:
- the LOC126596645 gene encoding peptidyl-prolyl cis-trans isomerase CYP23-like has protein sequence MRWTDGRFGGKMLNRKSALIGLISCFYFHSTFLTSFVAASSPDPLLGSARVVFQTNYGDIEFGFYPTVAPKTVEHIFKLVRLGGYNTNHIFRVEKGFVAQVADVASGRSAPMNEEQRREAEKTVVGEFSAVKHVRGILSMGRYDDPNSAGSSFSMLLGDSPHLDGKYAIFGKVTKGDETLRALEELPTHREGIFVMPTERITILSTYYYDTEMEHCEHERSVMKQRLAASAVEIERQRMKCFP, from the exons ATGCGTTGGACGGACGGCAGATTTGGTGGGAAAATGTTGAACCGCAAATCGGCACTGATCGGACTGATCAGTTGCTTTTACTTTCACTCCACATTTCTGACAAGTTTCGTCGCAGCTTCTTCTCCGGACCCGCTGCTCGGATCCGCCCGCGTCGTTTTTCag ACCAACTATGGCGACATCGAATTCGGGTTCTACCCGACCGTCGCGCCGAAGACGGTGGAGCACATTTTCAAGCTGGTGCGTCTCGGCGGCTACAACACCAACCACATCTTTAGGGTTGAGAAAGGGTTCGTCGCCCAAGTGGCCGACGTGGCCAGCGGAAGGTCGGCTCCGATGAACGAGGAACAGCGGAGAGAGGCGGAGAAGACGGTTGTCGGAGAGTTCAGTGCCGTTAAGCATGTCAGGGGCATTCTTTCCATGGGAAG ATATGACGATCCGAACAGCGCCGGATCCTCCTTCTCAATGCTGCTTGGAGATTCCCCTCATCTTGATGGGAAG TATGCAATATTTGGGAAAGTTACCAAAGGTGATGAGACCTTGAGAGCGCTCGAGGAACTCCCTACACATCGGGAAGGGATTTTCGTAATG CCCACCGAGCGCATTACAATTCTGTCAACATACTACTATG ACACCGAGATGGAGCATTGTGAACATGAGAGGTCTGTCATGAAGCAGAGGCTTGCTGCATCTGCTGTTGAAATCGAGAGACAG AGAATGAAATGTTTCCCATGA